One region of Lytechinus pictus isolate F3 Inbred chromosome 8, Lp3.0, whole genome shotgun sequence genomic DNA includes:
- the LOC129267101 gene encoding uncharacterized protein LOC129267101 produces the protein MCNACLQDHNNWKPHLKHKVVSVEEIRKGRVVLKKKVYCKEEVHTSDECECSDVCTTCKKLICMRCRMLYHEKKGHDVEDLREYNSSFKKSSELLQGQEKTKATAVKNHMTCIDNQIKRVHDHINAENVKLDKLCEDAIKKIKERNATLKRQLDDQREELCKSLNNMKIDDERLVKSIESASDLLSNTLKAPLEGDVVAIRDSLYGELKNVLLRENPKKKVATDIGDHAEELTFTPSCNPDALSMGELRIVNCEPAKCNVLLTKKDSMNGMVTSKNGIVAVGSRFGGIEIYSADGQLQKTVIKDLWIREVGFLSDDRYVVRDTCNKISLYTSDEEKQYVTFDTIGDSEGGFGDLTVDSNDLIYVSYRKAKKIQVFSPSGGKAMRVIPCDGYEPKQITSYGDSLIVKQFKNTIIRIDKDGNIMHRLWKPGENDLFADVTKDNTTLIASVRRNEGLLNIDEYTGELKHIRSLISDYKIEKPERHWYYLQQFQSGEIAFCTPDRLYVFNLVTSKVTS, from the coding sequence ATGTGTAACGCATGTCTGCAAGATCATAACAACTGGAAACCACATCTCAAGCATAAAGTAGTGAGCGTTGAAGAAATCAGGAAGGGTAGGGTAGTGTTAAAGAAGAAGGTTTACTGTAAAGAAGAAGTGCACACATCAGATGAATGTGAATGCTCTGATGTCTGCACGACATGTAAGAAGCTCATTTGTATGAGATGTCGCATGCTCTACCACGAGAAAAAAGGCCACGATGTGGAAGATTTAAGAGAGTACAATTCGTCTTTCAAAAAGAGCTCTGAATTACTTCAGGGTCAAGAAAAGACAAAAGCTACAGCAGTCAAGAATCATATGACGTGTATTGATAACCAAATCAAACGTGTTCATGATCACAttaatgctgaaaatgtgaAGCTTGACAAGCTTTGTGAAGATgctatcaagaaaataaaagagaggaATGCTACCTTGAAAAGGCAACTAGATGATCAGAGAGAAGAATTATGCAAGAGtttaaataatatgaaaattgatGATGAGAGGTTGGTTAAGAGTATTGAGAGTGCGAGTGATTTGCTGAGTAATACTTTGAAAGCCCCACTAGAAGGAGATGTTGTAGCAATTCGTGATTCATTGTATGGagaattgaaaaatgtattacTTAGGGAAAATCCAAAGAAGAAGGTTGCTACTGATATAGGTGATCATGCAGAGGAACTGACTTTTACACCGAGCTGCAATCCTGATGCATTATCAATGGGGGAACTGAGGATTGTGAATTGCGAGCCCGCGAAATGCAATGTATTACTCACAAAGAAAGATAGTATGAATGGCATGGTGACTTCAAAGAATGGCATAGTTGCTGTTGGATCAAGATTTGGAGGAATCGAAATCTACTCTGCTGATGGTCAGCTGCAGAAGACAGTCATTAAAGATTTATGGATACGTGAAGTAGGATTCCTCTCTGATGATCGATATGTTGTACGTGATACATGCAATAAGATATCACTGTACACATCAGATGAAGAGAAGCAGTATGTAACATTCGATACTATAGGTGATAGTGAAGGTGGGTTTGGTGATCTCACTGTAGACAGCAATGATCTGATCTATGTTAGCTACAGGAAAGCTAAGAAGATCCAGGTATTCTCACCATCAGGTGGGAAGGCTATGAGGGTGATACCATGCGATGGGTATGAACCAAAGCAAATCACAAGTTATGGTGATTCATTGATCGTTAAGCAGTTTAAGAATACAATAATACGTATTGATAAGGACGGTAATATAATGCATAGATTATGGAAACCTGGGGAAAATGACCTCTTTGCTGATGTGACTAAAGACAATACAACCCTGATTGCCTCTGTAAGACGCAATGAAGGTCTGCTCAATATCGATGAGTATACCGGTGAGCTCAAACACATTAGGAGTCTTATATCTGATTACAAGATTGAGAAACCTGAGAGACATTGGTATTACCTTCAACAGTTTCAATCAGGAGAGATAGCTTTCTGTACACCTGATAGGCTCTATGTATTCAACCTAGTTACTAGTAAAGTTACCTCGTAA